A genomic stretch from Bacillus sp. N1-1 includes:
- a CDS encoding KinB-signaling pathway activation protein encodes MKTRNLVYLFFTTLLIGSTAGMLTGLVLDWSQYWADLKNGEILSFLIVILWLLGVSSIFSLISQMGFFAYLTIHRFGLGIFKSVKLWNTIQVVLIAVALFDLVYFRYEVFAEEGESVISYILIALFLLAVGLVTAYVKQKETNKQAFIPALFFIVVVTILEWIPGLQSNDPKWLWLILIPLLVSNVWQLLTLHRLIQKDA; translated from the coding sequence TTGAAAACAAGAAATCTTGTTTATTTATTTTTTACAACCCTTCTGATTGGATCAACAGCTGGTATGCTTACAGGTCTTGTTTTAGACTGGTCACAATACTGGGCAGATCTGAAAAATGGAGAAATATTATCGTTCCTAATCGTCATACTTTGGTTATTAGGAGTATCGAGCATCTTTAGTTTGATTAGTCAGATGGGGTTTTTTGCTTATTTAACGATTCACCGATTTGGTCTTGGTATTTTCAAATCAGTCAAACTCTGGAATACAATCCAGGTAGTGTTGATTGCAGTAGCTTTATTTGATTTAGTCTATTTCCGCTATGAGGTATTTGCAGAAGAGGGAGAAAGTGTGATTAGCTACATACTCATTGCGTTATTTCTTTTAGCTGTCGGACTTGTTACGGCATATGTGAAGCAAAAAGAAACGAATAAGCAGGCGTTTATCCCCGCTCTTTTCTTTATTGTCGTTGTCACCATCCTCGAATGGATTCCAGGACTACAAAGCAATGATCCAAAGTGGCTCTGGCTTATTTTGATCCCTCTCTTAGTAAGTAATGTATGGCAATTGCTAACACTTCATCGTTTAATTCAAAAAGACGCATAA
- a CDS encoding anti-sigma factor, with amino-acid sequence MKCPAEIIVLMHEVLDEEATNEQRRELFDHLQTCHDCKEHYEELKKTESFLLSSPSMKAPDGFTSKVMEQLPQEKRTVWMKRWMKSHPFVTAAILFLVLMAGSVYSSWTSEDQLSALSGNLRFEQDTNTVIVPEGEVVEGDLTVKNRNLEIEGQVKGDVLVINGEQYMASAGQVTGEIEEVDHILDWTWYQIKNLLQDVGNLFSSEEEKK; translated from the coding sequence ATGAAATGCCCTGCAGAAATAATTGTGCTCATGCATGAAGTACTTGATGAAGAAGCTACGAATGAACAACGTCGCGAGCTATTTGATCACCTGCAAACATGTCATGATTGCAAAGAGCATTATGAAGAATTGAAAAAAACGGAATCGTTTCTCCTCAGCTCGCCTTCTATGAAGGCACCCGATGGTTTTACATCAAAGGTAATGGAGCAGCTACCTCAGGAAAAGCGTACTGTTTGGATGAAACGCTGGATGAAATCACATCCATTTGTAACTGCTGCTATCCTATTCCTTGTTTTGATGGCAGGTTCCGTTTATTCATCGTGGACGAGTGAGGATCAATTGTCTGCTCTTTCTGGGAATTTAAGATTTGAGCAGGATACAAATACAGTTATTGTGCCTGAAGGTGAAGTGGTTGAGGGCGATTTAACAGTAAAAAATCGCAACCTTGAAATAGAAGGTCAAGTTAAAGGGGATGTCCTTGTCATTAACGGAGAACAGTACATGGCGTCTGCAGGACAGGTAACAGGTGAGATTGAAGAAGTCGACCATATTCTAGACTGGACATGGTATCAAATTAAAAACCTCTTACAAGATGTGGGTAATCTTTTTTCTAGTGAAGAAGAAAAAAAGTAA
- the sigW gene encoding RNA polymerase sigma factor SigW, translating to MDAIVKRIVLKVRKGDHNAFGELVELYKDRVFALTYRMLGNRQEAEDVAQEAFIRAYTNIDRYQIDRKFSTWLYRIATNLSIDRMRKKKPDYYLDAEVSGTEGLTMYSQISTDEPLPEEEVVSLEAQEGIHQAILSLPAKYRSAITLKYIQELSLKEISEILDLPIGTVKTRIHRGREALRKKLREQ from the coding sequence ATGGACGCGATAGTAAAGCGAATCGTACTAAAAGTAAGAAAAGGGGATCATAATGCATTTGGGGAGCTGGTAGAGCTCTATAAAGATCGAGTCTTTGCCCTTACTTATCGAATGCTAGGAAACAGGCAGGAGGCTGAGGATGTGGCTCAGGAGGCGTTTATTCGTGCATATACGAATATTGATCGCTATCAGATCGACCGGAAATTTTCTACCTGGTTATACCGGATCGCCACAAATTTATCGATTGATCGAATGCGTAAAAAGAAACCGGATTATTACCTTGATGCTGAAGTATCGGGTACAGAAGGGTTAACGATGTATTCTCAAATTTCGACAGATGAGCCGTTACCTGAAGAAGAAGTGGTATCTTTGGAAGCGCAAGAAGGGATCCATCAGGCGATTTTAAGCTTGCCAGCCAAATATCGAAGTGCTATAACTTTAAAGTATATCCAAGAACTATCGCTCAAGGAGATTAGTGAAATTCTCGATTTGCCAATAGGTACAGTCAAAACCCGTATTCATCGCGGGAGAGAAGCACTTAGAAAGAAACTTCGGGAGCAGTGA
- the pdaB gene encoding polysaccharide deacetylase family sporulation protein PdaB has protein sequence MKFFWIWNGIRIKQGLIIVAAAFFAAIILFVEGGDLAVFTNNDVPLAVDQVKSDDKRLALTFDISWGETKAIPILEELKQHNVKASFFISGAWAERHPEVVEQIAKDGHEIGNLGYRYENYTTMKDEEIKKDIIRSSEAIKKVTDEEPQLLRPPNGNFDKRVLTISDKFNYTLIHWSLDSEDWKNPGVENIVENVTKEIDPGDIILMHASDSAKQTAEALPEVIAALKKKGYSFATVSELVSNANINSKEVK, from the coding sequence ATGAAGTTTTTTTGGATTTGGAATGGGATCAGAATTAAACAAGGCCTTATTATTGTAGCGGCTGCTTTCTTTGCTGCCATTATTCTTTTTGTCGAAGGTGGAGACCTCGCTGTTTTTACAAATAATGATGTTCCGCTCGCTGTGGATCAGGTAAAGAGTGATGATAAACGCCTTGCCTTAACCTTTGACATTAGTTGGGGTGAAACAAAAGCGATCCCGATACTTGAAGAATTAAAACAACACAATGTTAAAGCTTCTTTTTTTATTTCTGGCGCTTGGGCAGAGCGTCATCCTGAAGTAGTCGAACAAATAGCGAAAGACGGCCACGAAATTGGTAACCTTGGTTATCGGTACGAGAACTACACAACCATGAAAGATGAGGAGATCAAGAAGGATATTATTCGTTCGAGCGAAGCTATAAAAAAAGTAACCGATGAAGAACCACAATTGCTAAGGCCACCTAACGGAAACTTTGATAAGCGTGTTCTCACGATTTCAGACAAATTTAACTATACCCTTATTCACTGGAGTCTTGATTCTGAAGATTGGAAAAACCCAGGGGTAGAGAACATTGTGGAAAATGTAACGAAAGAGATCGACCCAGGTGACATTATTCTTATGCATGCTTCCGATTCAGCAAAACAGACGGCAGAAGCTCTTCCAGAAGTGATTGCTGCTTTAAAGAAGAAAGGCTATTCTTTCGCAACGGTGAGTGAACTTGTTTCTAACGCCAACATCAATAGTAAAGAAGTAAAATAA
- the cdaA gene encoding diadenylate cyclase CdaA, producing MPVGNVNVLDYITEIIDILLVTYVIYKIIMLIRGTKAVQLLKGITVIIAAWFLSSFFELNTLHWILERVVLYGLLAIIIIFQPELRRALEQLGRGRLFARSAVEEEETNKMVEAIIKSSSYMAKRRIGALLSIERETGLNDYVETGIPMNAKLTSELLINIFIPNTPLHDGAVILKKDEILAAACYLPLSESPFISKELGTRHRAALGISEVTDSLTLVVSEETGSISLTKNGELHRNLSEEALRDLLNAELNPSVSKTESSNRFSNWRGKK from the coding sequence CTGCCTGTTGGAAATGTAAATGTACTTGATTACATAACTGAGATTATTGATATTTTACTCGTTACGTATGTGATATATAAAATTATTATGCTTATTCGCGGCACGAAGGCTGTTCAGCTTCTAAAGGGAATAACCGTCATTATTGCAGCCTGGTTTTTAAGTAGCTTCTTCGAACTAAATACTTTGCATTGGATTTTGGAGCGAGTCGTGCTCTATGGACTTCTTGCCATTATTATTATTTTCCAACCAGAGCTTCGAAGGGCACTTGAACAATTAGGACGTGGTCGACTGTTTGCTCGTTCGGCAGTAGAAGAGGAAGAGACGAATAAAATGGTTGAAGCGATCATTAAGTCATCATCCTACATGGCCAAGCGAAGAATCGGTGCTTTACTCTCAATTGAGCGTGAAACTGGACTGAACGATTATGTAGAGACAGGGATTCCTATGAATGCTAAACTGACTTCGGAGCTTTTAATTAACATTTTTATTCCTAATACCCCTCTTCATGATGGCGCAGTGATTTTGAAAAAAGATGAAATTCTAGCTGCCGCCTGCTATTTGCCCTTATCAGAAAGCCCTTTTATTTCTAAGGAGCTTGGAACGAGGCATAGGGCAGCGCTTGGTATAAGTGAAGTTACAGATAGCTTAACACTTGTTGTTTCTGAAGAAACAGGTAGTATCTCCCTGACAAAGAATGGAGAGCTACATCGAAATTTATCAGAAGAGGCTTTGCGTGATCTGCTTAATGCAGAATTAAACCCGTCCGTATCAAAAACCGAGTCTTCCAACCGTTTCAGTAATTGGAGGGGGAAAAAGTAA
- a CDS encoding CdaR family protein gives MDKLLTSNWFVKIISFLLALMLYTIVAMPDASTSNTNDVLQPQTESERIPNMELEVLYDEENVVVSDLPETVDVLVEGRTDGLMLSKLTNKEIYVDLRNLTPGQHLVTVKHRDFPENVDVTIDPVRVSVTIEEKKSNTFQAGINLLKAEELPEGYSTEEPIVSPKTVTVTGASSKLEQVAFVRGYVNISGAKEEVNERITLNVYDANMEEIQGLSIDPAVVDVKVPVTAPFKKVPIKLDQKGKLPEGTSISSIELEPKEVSVFGPEEELGKLEFLDGIPLDLSEITKDTTIELDVPVPDGMKKVDPETVKAKITVGKEEEKAFEDVPIKVTGISEGLAANISEPKQGSTNMTLYGVSSVLDTIQNGDFQAYIDASGLSEGEHELELQWNGPSYVRWSGSDKKVKLKIENSSS, from the coding sequence ATGGATAAATTATTGACGAGTAATTGGTTTGTCAAAATCATCTCTTTTCTTCTCGCTCTTATGCTTTACACGATTGTTGCTATGCCTGATGCCTCAACGTCAAACACGAATGATGTGCTTCAGCCTCAGACTGAATCAGAACGGATTCCAAACATGGAGCTCGAAGTACTTTATGATGAGGAGAACGTGGTCGTATCTGATTTACCTGAAACCGTAGATGTTCTTGTTGAAGGTCGGACAGATGGCTTAATGCTATCAAAGCTAACAAACAAAGAAATTTATGTGGATTTACGAAACCTCACTCCAGGTCAGCATCTTGTGACAGTAAAGCATAGAGATTTTCCAGAAAACGTGGATGTGACGATTGATCCTGTTCGTGTGTCTGTCACGATCGAAGAGAAAAAATCGAACACGTTCCAGGCTGGAATCAATTTATTGAAAGCAGAAGAGCTACCTGAGGGCTATTCGACAGAAGAACCAATTGTTTCTCCAAAAACCGTTACCGTCACTGGTGCTAGTTCCAAGCTTGAACAAGTTGCCTTCGTTAGAGGATACGTGAATATTAGCGGGGCAAAAGAAGAAGTGAACGAAAGAATTACACTAAATGTGTACGATGCGAATATGGAAGAAATACAGGGGTTATCGATTGACCCTGCCGTAGTGGATGTAAAGGTACCAGTTACAGCCCCTTTTAAGAAGGTGCCAATTAAGCTTGATCAAAAAGGCAAGCTTCCTGAAGGCACCAGCATCTCGTCGATTGAACTTGAGCCAAAAGAGGTATCTGTCTTTGGTCCAGAAGAGGAACTTGGAAAGTTAGAATTTCTTGATGGTATTCCGCTAGATTTATCAGAAATTACGAAGGACACAACCATTGAACTTGATGTGCCGGTGCCCGATGGAATGAAGAAAGTAGATCCTGAGACAGTAAAAGCAAAGATTACAGTCGGTAAAGAGGAAGAAAAAGCATTTGAAGATGTACCGATTAAAGTTACCGGCATATCTGAAGGCCTAGCGGCGAATATTTCAGAACCGAAGCAAGGTTCAACGAATATGACACTTTACGGTGTATCGAGTGTGCTTGATACGATTCAGAATGGGGATTTTCAAGCTTATATTGATGCAAGCGGCCTATCTGAAGGAGAGCATGAACTTGAATTACAATGGAACGGACCATCTTATGTACGCTGGTCAGGTTCAGATAAAAAGGTTAAGCTCAAAATAGAGAATAGTTCGTCCTAA
- a CDS encoding aspartyl-phosphate phosphatase Spo0E family protein encodes MERLNRKISFQIGSEKDLLLKEIEASRNKMNLLARNKPLSSTEIIEISTYLDYLLNEYDQRRNKKTAAF; translated from the coding sequence ATGGAAAGGTTGAATCGAAAGATAAGCTTTCAAATCGGATCGGAAAAAGACCTTTTATTAAAAGAAATTGAAGCTTCACGCAATAAAATGAATTTATTAGCACGAAACAAGCCGCTTAGCTCTACTGAAATTATAGAAATTAGCACTTACCTTGATTATCTTTTAAACGAATACGATCAGCGTCGAAATAAAAAAACGGCTGCTTTCTAA
- the rocF gene encoding arginase: protein MNHELSIIGVPMDLGQMRRGVDMGPSAIRYAGIVERLTKLNYDIEDLGDIEIGRPEKRPEDQDHQLKNLKEVADASEKLSNVVNDVVNRKRFPLVFGGDHSIAIGTLAGVARNYDNLGVIWYDAHGDLNNSETSPSGNIHGMPLAVSLGIGDDSLTGISGYSPKIKPENIVIIGARSLDDGERELIKEKGIKVYTMHEIDRMGMTKVMEEAIEYVSKGTDGVHLSLDLDGLDPHDAPGVGTPVLGGISYRESHLAMEMLAEANILTSAEFVEVNPILDEKNKTATVAVALMGSLFGEKLK, encoded by the coding sequence ATGAATCATGAACTTTCAATTATCGGTGTACCAATGGATCTTGGCCAAATGAGACGCGGTGTCGATATGGGACCAAGTGCCATTCGATATGCAGGAATAGTCGAACGGTTAACAAAATTGAATTATGATATTGAAGATCTTGGAGATATTGAAATTGGTAGACCAGAAAAGCGACCTGAGGATCAAGATCATCAGCTGAAGAACTTAAAAGAAGTGGCTGATGCTAGCGAGAAGCTTTCTAACGTTGTTAATGATGTCGTGAATCGAAAGCGTTTTCCGTTAGTGTTTGGGGGAGATCATAGTATCGCAATCGGAACTCTTGCGGGAGTTGCGCGTAATTACGATAATTTAGGAGTTATCTGGTATGACGCACATGGAGATTTAAACAACTCAGAAACGTCACCATCTGGAAATATACACGGTATGCCACTTGCTGTAAGTCTAGGAATTGGCGATGATTCTTTAACTGGAATTTCAGGATACTCTCCTAAGATTAAGCCTGAGAATATTGTGATTATCGGCGCTCGTTCACTTGATGATGGAGAGCGAGAACTTATTAAAGAAAAGGGAATTAAAGTTTATACAATGCATGAAATTGATCGAATGGGTATGACAAAAGTAATGGAAGAAGCGATTGAGTATGTATCGAAGGGGACGGACGGGGTCCATTTAAGTCTTGATCTGGATGGACTTGATCCACACGATGCACCTGGAGTAGGAACGCCAGTGCTTGGAGGGATCAGCTATCGTGAGAGTCACCTTGCGATGGAAATGCTTGCAGAAGCAAATATTCTAACATCAGCTGAATTTGTTGAAGTGAACCCTATTTTGGATGAAAAAAATAAAACAGCTACAGTGGCTGTAGCATTAATGGGGTCTTTATTCGGAGAAAAATTAAAATAA
- the glmM gene encoding phosphoglucosamine mutase, protein MGKYFGTDGVRGIANTELTPELAFKLGRFGGHVLTKDAEKPKILIGRDTRISGYMLEGALVAGLLSIGAEVMRLGVISTPGVAHLTKALSAQAGVMISASHNPVGDNGIKFFGPDGFKLLDAQEAEIESLIDSDEDHVPRPTGADLGIVSDYFEGCQKYLQYLKQTVDEDFSGLHIALDCAHGATSSLAAHLFADLEADISTIGTNPTGTNINDGVGSTHPETLAEFVKEKNANVGFAFDGDGDRLIAVDENGDIVDGDQIMFICAKFMKDQKRLRHDTVVSTVMSNLGFHKGMEESGVTSLQTKVGDRYVMEEMRKEGYNLGGEQSGHIIFLDHITTGDGMLSALQLANIMQVTNKPLSELAGEMKKYPQSLVNVKVTDKNKVDSNERIQETIQQVESDMNGEGRILVRPSGTEPLVRVMAEAPTKELCDEYVNRVVSMVKEELGA, encoded by the coding sequence ATGGGTAAATATTTTGGTACTGACGGTGTAAGAGGGATAGCGAATACAGAGCTTACCCCAGAACTTGCATTTAAATTAGGCCGTTTTGGTGGTCATGTTTTAACGAAAGATGCGGAAAAACCTAAAATTCTAATTGGGCGCGATACGCGTATTTCAGGATACATGCTTGAAGGGGCTTTAGTTGCTGGTCTTCTTTCGATTGGAGCAGAAGTCATGCGTCTTGGTGTGATTTCAACACCTGGTGTTGCTCATTTAACGAAAGCACTTAGCGCACAAGCAGGTGTGATGATTTCTGCTTCTCATAATCCAGTTGGTGACAATGGGATTAAATTTTTTGGGCCGGATGGATTTAAGTTATTGGATGCACAGGAAGCCGAAATCGAATCCCTTATTGATAGTGACGAAGATCATGTTCCACGTCCTACTGGTGCTGACCTCGGTATTGTAAGTGATTATTTCGAAGGTTGCCAGAAATACCTTCAATATTTGAAGCAAACAGTGGACGAAGATTTTTCAGGGCTTCATATTGCGCTTGACTGTGCACACGGTGCTACATCATCTCTTGCAGCACACTTATTCGCTGATCTTGAAGCAGATATTTCGACGATCGGTACGAACCCAACAGGTACGAACATTAATGACGGTGTTGGATCGACCCATCCAGAAACGCTGGCTGAATTTGTGAAAGAAAAGAATGCCAACGTAGGCTTTGCTTTTGATGGTGATGGTGATCGTCTTATCGCTGTTGATGAAAATGGTGACATTGTTGATGGCGACCAGATTATGTTCATCTGTGCTAAATTTATGAAAGATCAAAAACGTTTGCGTCATGATACGGTTGTTTCAACTGTTATGAGTAATCTTGGTTTCCATAAAGGGATGGAAGAATCAGGTGTGACGTCGCTGCAAACAAAAGTAGGCGATCGTTATGTAATGGAAGAAATGCGTAAAGAAGGCTACAACCTTGGGGGAGAGCAGTCTGGTCACATTATTTTCCTTGATCATATTACGACAGGTGATGGTATGCTGTCAGCGCTTCAGCTTGCTAACATTATGCAAGTAACAAACAAACCATTGTCGGAGCTTGCTGGGGAAATGAAAAAATACCCTCAATCTCTTGTGAATGTAAAGGTTACGGATAAAAACAAAGTTGATTCAAATGAGCGTATACAAGAAACGATTCAACAAGTCGAGAGCGACATGAATGGTGAAGGTCGCATTCTTGTACGCCCATCTGGAACGGAGCCGCTTGTTCGCGTTATGGCAGAAGCTCCTACGAAAGAACTTTGTGATGAGTATGTCAATCGTGTTGTGTCCATGGTGAAAGAAGAACTTGGAGCGTAA
- the glmS gene encoding glutamine--fructose-6-phosphate transaminase (isomerizing), whose product MCGIVGYIGNQDAKEILLRGLEKLEYRGYDSAGIALLNDGGLHLFKEKGRIADLRKKVDTSVEATAGIGHTRWATHGEPSQVNAHPHQSTTERFTLVHNGVIENYQQIKRDFLSEVDFVSATDTEIVVQLIASLVEEKNMSVEDAFHQTLNELHGSYALALIDNHNPETLYVAKNKSPLLVGIGDDFNVVASDSMAMLQVTSKFIELMDEEVVIVKRDSVTIKDMNGNVMEREPFTAEIDASDIEKGTYPHYMLKEIDEQPLAIRNIITKYKDDNDNIKLDEDIRDAMKETDRIYIIACGTSYNAGLVGKQLIENIAEVPVEVHIASEFLYNMPLVSEKPLFIFISQSGETADSRGVLVNVKKKGFKSLTITNVPGSTLSREADYTLHTHAGPEIAVASTKAYTAQMAVLTLLAVDTAQAKGMKLDFNPIQELGIVATAMESMIDQKEMIETVARNFLSVTRNAFFIGRGVDYYVCLEGALKLKEISYIQAEGFAGGELKHGTIALIEKGTPVIALATQKHVNGSIRSNVQEVVSRGASPCIISLAGLEEEGDTIVLDEVHEHLTPLASVVPLQLLAYYAALHRECDVDKPRNLAKSVTVE is encoded by the coding sequence ATGTGCGGTATTGTTGGATATATTGGAAATCAAGACGCTAAAGAAATTCTATTACGAGGTCTGGAGAAGCTTGAATACCGAGGGTATGACTCAGCGGGTATTGCGCTTCTTAACGACGGTGGTCTTCACCTTTTTAAAGAGAAAGGTCGCATTGCCGATCTAAGAAAAAAGGTGGATACTAGTGTGGAAGCAACAGCGGGTATCGGACATACACGTTGGGCAACACACGGTGAACCAAGTCAGGTGAATGCTCACCCGCATCAGAGCACAACTGAACGTTTCACTCTTGTTCATAACGGAGTAATTGAAAACTATCAACAAATCAAACGTGACTTCTTATCCGAAGTTGATTTTGTAAGTGCAACAGACACGGAAATTGTTGTTCAACTGATTGCGAGTCTTGTTGAGGAAAAAAATATGTCTGTTGAAGATGCTTTTCATCAAACATTGAATGAACTTCACGGTTCTTACGCACTTGCACTTATTGACAATCATAATCCAGAAACGCTATACGTAGCGAAGAATAAGAGTCCGCTTCTAGTAGGAATCGGCGATGATTTCAACGTAGTAGCAAGTGACTCAATGGCTATGCTTCAAGTAACCAGTAAATTCATCGAGCTAATGGATGAAGAGGTAGTAATCGTGAAGCGTGATTCAGTTACAATTAAAGATATGAATGGAAACGTGATGGAGCGTGAGCCATTCACGGCTGAAATCGACGCTAGTGATATCGAAAAGGGAACATACCCTCACTACATGCTGAAAGAAATTGACGAGCAGCCGCTTGCAATTCGTAACATTATTACGAAGTACAAAGATGACAATGATAATATCAAGCTAGATGAAGATATCCGTGACGCGATGAAAGAAACGGATCGTATTTACATTATTGCATGTGGCACAAGCTACAACGCGGGTCTTGTTGGTAAACAGTTAATTGAGAACATAGCAGAAGTGCCGGTTGAAGTGCACATCGCAAGTGAGTTCTTATACAATATGCCGCTTGTTTCAGAGAAACCTCTCTTTATCTTTATTTCACAAAGTGGTGAAACGGCAGATAGCCGAGGCGTCCTTGTGAATGTGAAGAAGAAAGGGTTTAAGTCTCTTACAATCACCAACGTTCCTGGATCCACACTGTCTCGGGAAGCGGATTATACGCTGCACACGCATGCAGGCCCAGAAATTGCGGTTGCTTCAACAAAAGCCTATACTGCACAAATGGCTGTGCTAACATTGCTTGCTGTTGATACAGCGCAGGCAAAAGGCATGAAGCTTGATTTCAACCCAATTCAAGAACTTGGTATCGTTGCTACTGCAATGGAATCCATGATTGATCAAAAAGAAATGATTGAAACAGTTGCTCGTAACTTCCTTTCAGTAACACGTAATGCGTTCTTTATTGGACGCGGCGTAGATTACTACGTATGCCTTGAAGGAGCTCTTAAGCTTAAGGAGATTTCATACATTCAAGCAGAAGGATTTGCTGGCGGTGAGTTGAAGCACGGTACGATTGCTCTTATTGAGAAAGGCACGCCTGTTATTGCACTTGCAACTCAGAAGCATGTGAATGGAAGCATCCGTTCCAACGTACAGGAAGTGGTTTCTCGTGGCGCATCCCCTTGTATCATCTCCCTTGCAGGACTTGAAGAGGAAGGCGACACCATTGTCCTTGATGAAGTGCATGAGCACCTTACTCCACTCGCTTCAGTTGTGCCGCTTCAGTTGCTTGCTTACTATGCAGCGCTGCACAGAGAATGTGATGTAGATAAGCCAAGAAATCTTGCTAAATCAGTAACAGTTGAATAA